AGGCGAATTTCAACGATACTACGCATAACACTTGAAATTTGAGAGGCCAAATTTCTTGCAAGCTTATCGTGTATGCCTTTAATCGCTCTTAGTTGTTCTTTTGAAACGCGGTTTGGACGTTTAAAGTCATATATAATGATCTGTTTTTGTTCGCTTTGATCGCGTTCTGGTAGCTCTATCGAACTAGCATCACCACCCTCATCTACAACCTCAAGCAGTGCATCTATCTCTTCTTGACTTAAAATATCTGCCATTAAGCCCCCAAACTTCGTCTTATTCTATCTAAAAGTCGCTTATGAATTTGAGATATTCTACTCTCACTGATCTGCATTATTTCACTTATCTCTTTTAAATTTAACTCTTCGTAATAATAAAGTTGCACGAGCAATTTATCACGATCTTCAAAACTCTCAAGTATAACTTCGATCTTTTCTATAAGATCTTGCTTTTCTACACTTGACTCAACTTCATTTTCTCCATAAAGCTCCATCTGATCGTCTATCGGAAGTAGAGTAATGATACTACTCACGCCCCTTGCTTCACGAATTTTCTCTATATCTTCGCCAAGTTTTTGAGCCAAATACTCATCATCTGGCTCATCTTCGTGGATATTAAAATACGCATCTATCTCAGAATCTATTGCTTTAACAAGCCTACGATTAGTCCTACTAACAACATCTAAATCACGCAAATAATCAAGCATAGAGCCATAAACTCGCTTCTTAGCATATCCCCAAAATGAGTCGTTTTGCTCTTTATCATATCTACGGCTTAGCTTTATCATCTCTTCAACACCGATACCTATAAGATCATTTGCATCAATATTTGACGGTAATCTCTCCTTTAAACGAAATGCCATCGCACGAAGGGCAGGCATATACTTCAAAACTATATCATCTTGCTCTTTTTTTATCGCACTTTGATAGGCATTAAGCTGCTTTTGCTTTAGTTCGTACATTATTCTTGCCTAAATTTTTATCAGCTGTTGCGACTTTTAATATCACATTTTCCATACGTTTCTCACGAATCGCGAGTTCAGAGATGAGATAATCAGCAATCTCTTCGTGTCGCTCCTTATCAAAAAATAGTTTCATCGTGCGACGAACATCAACATAGTTCATTATCACAATATGGATAACTAGATAGAAAAAAAATGTTATAAGTAGCGTATATACGAGCATATCGATAGGTTCATAGACTTTTATAAGTGTAAAAAGCATACCGATAAAAAATCCACAAACCGTAAAAAATGCTATAAAATTTTCTGCTTTCACAAACTACTCCAAATTTAAAATTGTTCTATCAAACGTTTAAAAAAGTTACCAAAACTTCGGCTACCATCATCGTCAAGCACTTTTCGTTCCAAACGATACAAAAGCTTTGATGTGATCGCTCTTATCTGCTCATTAGCCACACCATAAGGTGCGTCATCACTAAATAGCGTCCGTTGCTTTATACTCTTTGCCACGCCCTTATCATACTGCAAGTAGCCTACCATATTAAGCTTTAAATTTGATCCGATATTTGCTGCTGCCACACGTTTGATATTTTCAAAAATTTTAACTGCTTCATTTTCATTTTTTACCATATTTAAAAGCAATAGCTCACTATCTCGAAATCTAGAAACTATCTTTATCACCGCATACGCATCAGTTATCGCAGCTGGATCGGGCACGGTTACTACGATGACCTCATCGGATGCTTCTAAAAATAGCTGTGTATTTCCCCCTATGCCAGCACCTGTATCAATGATCATAAAATCAAGCTTATCAAGCTCATTGGCTTCGTTTAAAAATCTCTCATATAAGAATTGATTATTAAATTTAAGTATTTCATCACCACTTTCACCTGGAATTAGGATTAAATTTTTATTAACTGGTATTAAAATATCCCTCAACGAACACTCACCTTTTAAAACATGAAGTAGGTTTTTATTAATCCTTACGTTTAGTATCACGTCTAAATTTGCAAGACCAATGTCAGCATCAAACAATGCAACTTTATAACCATTTTGAGATAAGATATTTGCTAAATTTGCACTTATAGTACTTTTACCTACGCCACCTTTACCGCTTGTTATAGCGACAAAATGAGTACTTTTTTTGCTATTTTGAGATGCGACTAGACTTTGAAGTTTTTGAGCTTGATTAGTCATTTTGATCATCCATCAAATTTTTATCAAAACCCTCCAAAATACATTCAACTAAAAACTCACTTTTAGCCTCTATAAGATCATCAGGAACTTCTTGTCCTACACAAAAGTAGCTCACGGGCGTGTTTGTCTCATATATTAGCGAAAAAACATTGCCAAAAATTTTTGTCTCATCAAATTTAGTAACTATAAGCGTGTCGATATCTAAAAAAGAAAAGCCATTATAAATTTCTATCAGATCCTCCACTTTTGATCCAGCCGAAAGCACGAGACTTACATCTATACTAGCTCCACTATGCTTTAAAAATTTATCCAACTTATCAAGCTTTTCTTTATCATACTGTGAGTTACCAGTCGTGTCAATAAGTATAATATCACAGTAATTTAATGTCTTTATTGCACCTTTAAAGTCCTCAACTTCAATAACGTCAAGTATCGGAAGCTTCATCATCTTAGCATACTGAAAGAGCTGCTCTACCGCACCGATCCTATATGTATCAAGCGTAATAATACCTGTTTTATAGCGTTTATCTCCACTGTATGCAAACCGAGCAGCGAGCTTTGCTAGAGTTGTTGTCTTGCCTACGCCAGTTGGTCCAACAAGCATCATAATGCGTTGTTTTCGATCATTACGCTCTTTGCGACATGGTAGCATATTACGCAAAAGCGAGTAAAAATACCGCTTTACAGCAGCTGGATTTGCCTTCATTGTTGATGGTAAATTTTGTATTGTAGCGTTCATTATTGCTTCTAAATGCTCGCTTTTCATACCACTTTGTTTTGCTGCTTTATATATTGAGGCAAACTCAGGTGGAATGACTAGATTGTTGCGGTTTGGAGCTCTCTCATCCCATATCATATCAGTTATAAGCCCCAGTCTTTCGCTGATAGCACTGACTTGTTTTGCCACGTCATCTATCTTCTTATTTACGCCAATTTGCTCATCCACTGAGCGTATCTCATCAACTCCGACATTTGCTATCTCGCTTATCTCTTTTGCAGCAGCAGAGATGTTTAAAAGTACACTCTCATCGCTAAATTTATCATCAATTTTTTTATCATAAGGCTCAGGCGAAATAGTTTTTGGCTGAGATTGTGCCACGCTTGGCTTTTCTGTGATATTAAATTTCTTTGGCGGTTCGTAGTTTTGACTAAATTTAGAATAAGCATTTTCATAGCTCACAGCTTTTGGATTTGGCTTGGGCTTCATCGACGCCTCATCCTCCTCAACACTGACTAAAATTTCATAAAGTGGTTTTTTGTTTATTGTTTTAGCTTGAATTTGCTTTGTAGTAACAAGTATAGCCTTTTCTCCGCATGTCTCTTGAGCCTTTTTGAGCGCCTCTATGCTACTTTCACCAGTAAAAGTGTAAAATTTTGTTGCCATTTTGCTTTTGCCTTTTTAAACCTTATAAAACTCTCATAAGCCCAAGTGGGACTATCACACTAAGACGCTTGTCCGAACCTTTATGTGGCACGATAAGTCGCTCAGTTTTTCGCACCTTTGTGCTAAAATACAATATATCAATATCCAGCGTCCTAGGTGCATTTTTAAAGCTCCTTTTTCTACCAAATTTAAGCTCTAAACGTTGCATTATCTTTAGTGTCTCATTTGGACTTAAACTCGTTTGTAAGCTTATAACAGCGTTACTAAAATCAGCTTGAGCAGTATAGCCAAATGCCGCATTTTCAAGAATAGGCGAAACCTCAACTAGATGAAACCGCCTATCATCCATTAACACTCTTATAAACTTGTCAAATCTCTTACGTGTATCGCCGATGTTGCCACCAAGCCCTAAAAAAGCACTAAATTTAAATCCACTTTTAAAGCCAAAATATGCATGACAAAAACGGCTTTTTATCAGCCTTCTAGCTCCAACTAACTTCATAAAATTTCAGCCCCATTTTCACGCACAACGACCACATCTTCTATACGCACACCAAATTCATTTTCAAGGTAGATTCCAGGCTCTACGCTAAAAACCATACCTTTTTCTAAAATCGTCTCACTTCTAGCTGAGATGACTGGTAGTTCGTGTATATCAACGCCAACACCATGCCCTGTAGAGTGAAAAAACGCTTTAGCATAACCAGCATCAGCTATTATCTGCCTTGCTGCGTTATCTACATCTTTTGCCTTTATCCCTGCTTTAACTGTCGCAATAGCTGCCTTTTGTGCCTTTAATACAAGATCAAAGATCTCTTGCTGCTTTACGTTTTTAAAAATTTGAGTCTTTGAAAAATTAAAATCATCATCAAAACACGCCGTTCTCGTGCGATCAGAACAGTAACGATTAAACTTAACCCCTGCATCTAGCAAGAGTAAATCGCCCTTTTTTAGTCGCTTATCACTAGGAAGTGCATGGGCTTTTGCGGCATTTTCGTTTATGGCGATTATCGGATCAAAACTAAGACCAAGCGAGTTTTTCTGTCTAAATATCAAACTCGCATTAAAATGTAGCTCTCGCTCACTCATACCTTCACCATTTTCACGCACAAATTTAGCAAACTCATCAAAACACTTCGCCCCAAACCTAGCCGCCTCTTTAAGCACGGCTATTTCGCTTTCGCTCTTACAAATTCGCTTTAATTGAGAGAAATTTGACTTTGGGATAAATTTAGTCCTTAACCCTTTACTGAGTGCATCAAACTCACTCACACTCAACTCATCAGGATTAAAAACCACGTTTTTTAAGCTAAGTTTTCTTAAAAGCAATCTAGCTTCTTTTATTAAATTTCTCTGTGCTAAAAGGACGATCACACCGCTATTTACAAGCACTTTTGCTTCAAAATAATATCTAGCGTCGGTTAGAAAATACTTCACTCCATTAGCGATGATTAAAATTTCATTATCACAGCTGTATCCGCACTCAAAATATACGGCATTCTCATCCTTTAATATAGCATTCATTGCTGTGCTTGGTTGGCTCTTATCGCTTTTATCTGCTCAAAAATTTGCAACATTCCTACCATCGCTAGATGATAGCCCACAGGTCCAAAACCAACAATCACGCCCGCAGCAACTGGTGCTATCAGACTCTTTTGGCGAAACTCTTCTCTACGATAAACGTTGCTTATATGCACCTCAATAGTTGGCAGAGCAACCGCACTAAGAGCATCTCTAATCGCAATAGATGTATGTGTAAAGGCAGCAGCATTGATAATGATGCCGTCTACTTCGCCTAGACACTCTTGAATCTTATCCACTATTTCACCTTCAAGATTACTTTGAAAAAACTCAATATCTACGCCATTTTGCTCAGCTACGATCTTCATCTGAGTATGTATGTCCTCCATCTTCATCGCACCATAAATACTTGGTTCACGCACACCGAGCATATTTATATTTGGTCCTTGTATTACCATAATTTTTAATTTCTTATCCATTTTTTACCTTTTTTTAAAATGTCTCTTGATTATACATTTTAATTCCTAAATTTTTGCTACAATTACGAAAAAATAAGAGGCTAATATGCAAATTTTAAAAGCAAAATATATAATCACTTGTGACAATGATTTTAATATCTTAAAAAATAGCTGCGTTGCATTTAATAAGCGTATCGTGGCGGTGGGTAATGAGAGTGAGATGAGAGCTAAATTTAAAGATGCGGATTTTACTGATTTAGGTAATGTCGTCATTACTCCAGCCTTGGTAAATTCGCACGTTCACCTTGAATTTAGTTCAAACCGTTCAGAGTTAATTTATGGTGATTTTATAACTTGGCTTGGCTCTATTGTTATAAATGGAGCAAAAATAGCTAAAAAATGCACTCAAAATTTAATGGCTCAAACGCTTAAAAATATGATGAAAAGCGGTGTTGGGACGATAGGTGCGATATCTAGCTATGGTAAAGATTTACAGATTTTAGCTCTCTCGTCCGCTAGGGTTATATTTTTTAACGAGATTTTAGGCTCAAATGGCGAATTTGTAGAGCAAAACTTCTTAAATTTTATGCTACGCTTTAATGAAAGCGTTAAATATAAAAACGAGCATTTCACTCCTGCTCTTTCGCTTCACTCGCCATACTCTGTGCATCCAAATTTAGCCAAAAAAGCACTGAAATTTGCTCACGAAAAAGGGCTTATCGTTTCAACACATTTTTTAGAAAGCAAGGCTGAAAGGCAGTGGCTAGAAAAGGGAAACGGTAAATTTAAAGAGCATTTAAAACACTTCGTGCCTGAACCAAAGCCGATGTATGAAATTAATGAGTATTTGTCATTATTTAATGGTATTCGCACACTTTTTACACACTGTGTTTATGTGAATAACTTTACTAAATTTGATAAAGACTTACACAGCATTACACACTGCGTGGTCTCAAATAGGCTACTTGGCAAAAAGTCTTTAAATTTAAACCAAATCTCAAAGCAAGGACTTACTCTAAACATCGGCACAGATGGTCTTAGCTCAAACATAAGTTTAAATTTATGGGACGAGCTTAGAGCAGTGCTTTTAACTCACTCACGTATTGAGCTAAATAAACTAGCCAAAGCTGCATTCATAGCAGCAACAAGGGGTGGTGCTAGGGCTTTAGGGCTACAAAGTGGCGAGATAACAGTTGGTAAATTAGCCGACATTGCCGTATTTACTGCACCAAAATGTGACACCGACACTCTTTTAACTCAACTTATACTTCATACAAAACTAGCAAAAAGACTATATATAGGAGGAGAAATTTGCAAATTTTAAAGGTAATTTTTACGCCGATTTTAGCAGTATTTAAATTTATAAACAACTACTTTAAGGTGTTGATTTTTATGATGATTTTATTTGTTTTATTTGTGCCAAATAAGCCAATAACGCAACCAAATTTAGTGCGGATAGATATAAATGGAATGATACTTGATACAGATGAGATTATCACTCAGCTTGAAAAGGCTAGAGTAGATGAGAGCATAAAAGGTGTATTGCTTTACATAGATAGTCCAGGTGGTGCATTAAGCCCTAGTGTGGAGCTATTTATGCAGATATCACGATTAAAACAGAGCAAAAAAGTCATAGCTTATGCAGCTGGATCAATGACTAGTGGGAGCTACTATGCTGGGGCTGGGGCTGATAAAATTTATGCTAATCCTGGTGCATTTATTGGTTCAATAGGTGTAATTATGCAAGCTCCAAACATAAGCGAACTAGCCCATAAAATAGGCATAAGCGAACAAATTGTTAAAGCTGGAGAGTTTAAGGAGGCTGGGACATTTACAAGAGAGTGGAGCCAGATGGAGCGAAAGAGTCTACAAACGCTTGTAGATGGAGCGTATGAGCTGTTCGTAAGCGATGTCGCAAAGGCTAGAAATTTAGATATAAAAATGCGTGACGAGTGGGCAAACGCAAGAGTATTTTTAGCTAACGATGCTCTAAAAATGGGACTGATAGATAACATAGGCGGATACTTTGACGCAGTTAATGAGCTGATACGTTTAAGCGAGGTAAGTGAGCCAGTATGGCAAGAGAAGCCAAAGATAGAAAAAATTTTAGAAAATCTTACAAAAACTGGAATAAATTCACTCATAACACTATTTTTTAGTTCAAATTTAAGATAATCTCAGTGGTATCTAAAGAAAGCAGATATCGTTATATGCTATATAAACGGATAGATTGTAAAAAATTAAACGACAAATACCGCAAAATTTAGAGCAATAGCTAAAAATAGTGTGCGATATTGGCGATTAGATATGAGTGTAAGATGTCGTAGATACCACTATGAAGAAGAAATTTGGTGATAGTTGGTTAATTTTTATACTAAAGTGTAATAGGCATTGATAGTATAAGTTTATACTGCTTTAAGATAGGCTGTAAAAATTCTAATATATACAATAGCTTTAGATATGCACCTATTGTTAAATATGACAGACACGACTTAGCGACATATGGTAGGGCAGATACACAGAAACTACTTGTTTTAATTTAGTTTAAAAAGCTTAAAGCAACTAGGTGTCAAAATTCCTTGTTTGTTTACTATAGAATTTATAACTTACACTACCGCGGATAGATTACATTACAGTATTTTTGAGTTTGCTATAAAGTTAAGCCAAGAGATGATTTGGCTACTTTTATAAAAGCTAATAAACAGATATTTTTACAATGAGCTGGAAAAATTGGGCGATATATGCAGAATCTTGATAGCTATTTTACTCGCTAAGTTTATACCAAGTATAACTATCATCTCCAAAATTTCCACTAAAAATACGTTTTAAATTTAGCTTTATATGGATATTTGGTGCATCATTAAAATTTGAGCTTTGATACAAAAGTAGCCACTTTGTATTTAACTCACCTTTTGCAAACAGAGATAAAAACTCGTTTGCTCCCTCATACATAACAAGTTTTTTATCATTTTCAAGTGTTTTTGATACTCTCACTTTACGATTAGGCACGTTAAAAAGTGGTAAATTCTTATCAAATTCGCCTTCATTTTTACGTGAATATATCATCACATCAGGAGCTTTGCCATCATTAATGAGCCTAGTATCAAGTGTAGGTCGGTCGGTGCGGACAGTGTTACCACCGATGATAAGTAGCTCTATCACATCTCGTATCTTATGCAGATGAGTACGACTTTTAGCGTTCGAGATAGCACCATTAAATGCTCCATTTTTACTCAAGGCGACTTTAAGAAAGCTAAAATGTGATCTTTGCCAAGATAAAAACGGCTCTAAAAGTAGTGCTGCTTCGTCCTTGCAAACGCCAATTTTTACACTCACTCCTGCATTTTTGAGTATCTTAGCTCCACCACTTGCGATTTTATTCGTATCTTTGTGTGCTATGATAACTTCGCTAAATTTTAAAGCCAAAAAGAGCTTCGCACAAGGTGGCGTTCTGCCGTGATGAGAACAAGGTTCAAGCGTAACGTAGGCCTTCGCATCGCATAATAAGTCATCGTGATTATCAAGTATAAATTTATAAGTGAAGCTTGGTTCAAGCAAGACTTCACTAAGCTCACCAGCATTTTTAAAGGTAGTTTGAAACTCGGCATTGTATTTAGTGATAAATTTATCACTAAAATTATCACTCAACACACAAAGTGCAGAAAAAATCGCACTCGGTTCAGCGTGCAGATACCCAGCCTTTTTATGTGCCTCGCAAGATAAAATTTTACCAAATTTATCTAACACAACACAGCCAACGGCTGGATTTGGATAGGTAAGTATCTGATACTGCCAAGCCTTGTTTATGGCAAGGCTCATATAAAACTCATCACTCATTGCTACCATATCAAGCTGAATTTATCAGTTTATTTACGCAAGTCCGCTTATCTCGCCTTGTTCGTTTATACTCATATCCAAAGCCCCAGGATGTTTTGGCAGACCCGGCATTAACATTATCTTACCGCACACAGCGACTATAAATCCAGCTCCTGTGCGAATCTCTAGGTCTTTAACGCTAAATTTAAATCCCTTTGCACGACCAAGCAACTTTGCATCATCGCTGAACGAATACTGCGTCTTTGCCACGCACACAGGCAAACTCTCAAGCCCTAAGCGTTTTATGTTTTCAAGTGCCGTTAGTGCCGCATCTTCAAAGATAATCTCGCCAGCTCCATAGATCTGAGTAGCTACTTTGGTTATCTTAGTGCAAACATCATCACTCATCTCATAAGCAAATTTTAGCTCACTTGGTCTTTTGAGTGCTTTTAAGACAAAATTTGCTAACTCTACCGCACCCTCGCTACCTTTGGCAAAATTCTCGCAAACCGCCATATCAACGCCAAACTCGCGACAATACTCACGCACAAACTCTATCTCACTATCCACATCAAAGCCAAATTTGTTAAGTGCAACAACGACATTTAGTCCAAATTTCTCTTTTAAATTTTCAATATGTCCGCCAAGGTTTGCTATGCCTTGTTTTAAAGCATCTAAATTTGGATGAGTGATAGCCTCTTTATCCACTCCGCTGTTATACTTTAGCGATCTTATCGTGCTTACAAGCACCACGACATCAGGTTTTATACCAGCTACACGACTCTTAATATCTATAAATTTCTCCGCCCCAAGATCAGAGCCAAATCCAGCCTCGGTAATCACAAAATCAGCTAAATTTAGAGCAGTTTTAGTTGCAATTATAGAGTTGCAACCGTGTGCAATATTTGCAAATGGTCCACCATGAACTAGCGTCGGAGTATGCTCTAGTGTCTGAAATAGATTTGGTTTTATCGCATCTTTTAAAAGTATACAAACAGCATCCTCGCAGCCTAGATCACGAACATATATCGGCTCACCATCGCTATTAAGTGCAACCATAATATTTGCAATTCTACGTTTTAAATCGCTTAGGTCAGTTGCTAGGCAAAGTATCGCCATTATCTCACTTGCTGCGGTTATATTAAAACCATCCATCCGCTCTACACCATCAGTTCTACCGCCCTGACCAACCGTGATAAAACGCAATGCCCTATCATTCATATCCATACAACGCTTCCATAAAATTTTCTCTATTTTTAGCGGATTTTCTTGATAAAGGCTATTATCTATCATTGCTGATATAAGATTGTTTGCCGAAGTTATAGCGTGAAAGTCGCCCGTGAAGTGTAGATTCAGATCCTCCATAGGTGCAAGCTGAGAGTAACCACCGCCTGCTGCACCACCCTTTATGCCAAACACTGGCCCCAAAGATGGCTCACGAAGTGCTAGACAGACCTTTTTATTTAGCCTTTGCATAGCATCGGCTAGTCCTATTGACATAGTTGTTTTACCCTCACCAAATGGCGTTGGGTTAGTCGCAGTTACGAGTATGAGTTTTGCGTTTGAATGTTTAAATTTTGGGGTAATTTTGGCTTTAAATTTACCATAAAGCTCAATCTCATCATCTTTTAGCCCAAGCTTGGCTGCAACATTACTTATATGCTCTAATTTTGCTTGATGCGTTATCTGTATATCACTTAACATTACCACTCCAAATATGTTTTAGCTTTTTTTAAATCCATTATTAAAAACTCAAATACTCCATCATCATTTTGTACGGCAATACTCTCATCATTAGCCTTTACAAGCCTACCAGCCATTTTTATCTCGCTTGTTTGTATTTTTATAAGTTCACCAATACTAGCCTTAAAGTGTCTTGGCTTAACTAGTTTTCGCTCAAGCCCAGGCGAGCTAACCTCAAGATTATAATCTCCAGAAACTGGCGGAGTTACATCAAATATAGGAGAGAGCAGACGACTTACCTTTTCGCAATCATCTAAACTCACACCGCTATTTTTTGTGATGTAAATTCTATATATTGCTCTACCGTTTTCATTTGTTATCTCAGTGTCGTAAAGCTCTACGCCACACTCTTTTACAAGCTCATTTAAGTTATCCATCTTTATTTAAATCCTTTGAAATTTTATCAAAAAGGCTATCCATATGATTTTGATACTCTAATCTATCATCAAATTTAAAGTGAAAATTTGGACATCTATACCAGCCTTCTGCTGCCATACAGTGGTTTTGTAAATGACGAGTAACCCGCTTAAGATGGTTTAGCACATACTTTTGCTCAAGCTCATCAAATGCCATCTTATCAAGATAGACAAAGGCATCATATCTACCCTTCTTACACTCAACATCGGTAACACAAAGCCCTTTTAACATACTATCTTCAAGTGTAGCAAGGGCTTCTGGTATTAACTCTTTTAACACGCTCTCTGTTCGCATAAGCTTTATCTCAGCTGCGTTCATAAATTTACTTGCTCCTCGATTTCTTTAAAGCTCTCAATATAATCATTCTCACGTAAATCATTGTAACCTTCTATGCCAACTCCGCACTCATAGCCCTTTGCCACCTCACGGACGTCATCTTTAAAGCGTTTTAGTGAGCTTACAGTGCCCTCATGCACAACAACACCATCTCGTATCAAGCGAATCTTTGCACCTCTATTTATCGTGCCTTCTGTTACGATACAGCCAGCGATTGCACCAACCTTTGGAACATGTATAACTTGGCGAATTTGAGCCTGTCCGAGCTGCTCCTCACGTATAATCGGCGACATCATGCCACTAAGAAGCGCTTTAACATCATCAATTAGATTATATATAACATTATACGTTTTTATCTCTACACCACTCTCTTTAGCCTTCTCTTTTATCTCACCAGTTGGGCGGATATTAAAGCCTAGTATCACGCAGTCCTTACTAGCACTAGCTAACGAGACATCACTTTGAGTGATACCACCGACACCCGAGTGTATAATATTTACCTTTATCTCATCGTTTGCAAGTTTATCCAAACTTGCTTTTAATGCCTCTAACGAGCCACCAACATCCGCTTTTATGATAACCGGAAGAGTTTTTAACTCACCCTCAGCGATCTTTGCACTAAGCTCATCAATGCTAACTTTTGTTGATTTACTAAGCTCTTTTTGGCGAATGTATTCGGCTTTTTTCTGTGCGTATTCACGTGCCTCTTTATCAGTTTTTACGCCAATTAGTGTCTCTCCAGCCTCAGCTATCTCGCTAAGCCCAACTATAACGCCACACTCTCCTGGCTTTATCTCTTTTAGTGGACGACCTTGATCGTCTAGCAAGCTCCTTATCTTGCCATACGCCACACCAGCTACAACTGTATCACCAACACTAAGTGTGCCATTTTCTACGATGATAGTAGCTACTGGACCACGACCCTTTTGTAGTGAGCTTTCTATCACGGATGCCTTTGCACTTGCCTTTGGATTTGCTTTAAGCTCTAAAATTTCAGCCTGTAAAAGCACTATCTCAAGCAGATCATCTATGCCCATGCCAGTTTTTGCAGAGATCGGTACAAACTCATAGTTACCGCCCCATTCAGTAGGCATTATATCAAGCTCAGCCAAACCCGTTTTTACTAAATCTGGATTAGCCGCCTCTTTATCCATCTTATTTATCGCTATTATAATAGGCACACCAGCCGCCTTAGCATGAGCGACTGCCTCTTTAGTCTGTGGCTTAACACCATCATCAGCTGCGACCACAATGATAACGATGTCTGTTACGCCAGCTCCTCTTGCACGCATAGCAGTAAATGCCTCATGGCCTGGTGTATCAATAAAAGTGATATTTTTGCCATTTTTGTTTACCATATATGCACCAACATGCTGAGTGATGCCACCAGCCTCACCTGAAGCTACACGCGAACTTCTGATATAATCAAGAAGTGAAGTCTTGCCGTGATCGACATGACCCATTATAGTAATAACTGGAGCACGAGACTGTAAATTTTCATCGTCTTTTATCTCTTCTTCATAAGCTGCGACATAGTCAAATTCATGCTGTTCGT
This window of the Campylobacter anatolicus genome carries:
- a CDS encoding formate--tetrahydrofolate ligase, with translation MLSDIQITHQAKLEHISNVAAKLGLKDDEIELYGKFKAKITPKFKHSNAKLILVTATNPTPFGEGKTTMSIGLADAMQRLNKKVCLALREPSLGPVFGIKGGAAGGGYSQLAPMEDLNLHFTGDFHAITSANNLISAMIDNSLYQENPLKIEKILWKRCMDMNDRALRFITVGQGGRTDGVERMDGFNITAASEIMAILCLATDLSDLKRRIANIMVALNSDGEPIYVRDLGCEDAVCILLKDAIKPNLFQTLEHTPTLVHGGPFANIAHGCNSIIATKTALNLADFVITEAGFGSDLGAEKFIDIKSRVAGIKPDVVVLVSTIRSLKYNSGVDKEAITHPNLDALKQGIANLGGHIENLKEKFGLNVVVALNKFGFDVDSEIEFVREYCREFGVDMAVCENFAKGSEGAVELANFVLKALKRPSELKFAYEMSDDVCTKITKVATQIYGAGEIIFEDAALTALENIKRLGLESLPVCVAKTQYSFSDDAKLLGRAKGFKFSVKDLEIRTGAGFIVAVCGKIMLMPGLPKHPGALDMSINEQGEISGLA
- the rbfA gene encoding 30S ribosome-binding factor RbfA, yielding MNAAEIKLMRTESVLKELIPEALATLEDSMLKGLCVTDVECKKGRYDAFVYLDKMAFDELEQKYVLNHLKRVTRHLQNHCMAAEGWYRCPNFHFKFDDRLEYQNHMDSLFDKISKDLNKDG
- the ribD gene encoding bifunctional diaminohydroxyphosphoribosylaminopyrimidine deaminase/5-amino-6-(5-phosphoribosylamino)uracil reductase RibD is translated as MSDEFYMSLAINKAWQYQILTYPNPAVGCVVLDKFGKILSCEAHKKAGYLHAEPSAIFSALCVLSDNFSDKFITKYNAEFQTTFKNAGELSEVLLEPSFTYKFILDNHDDLLCDAKAYVTLEPCSHHGRTPPCAKLFLALKFSEVIIAHKDTNKIASGGAKILKNAGVSVKIGVCKDEAALLLEPFLSWQRSHFSFLKVALSKNGAFNGAISNAKSRTHLHKIRDVIELLIIGGNTVRTDRPTLDTRLINDGKAPDVMIYSRKNEGEFDKNLPLFNVPNRKVRVSKTLENDKKLVMYEGANEFLSLFAKGELNTKWLLLYQSSNFNDAPNIHIKLNLKRIFSGNFGDDSYTWYKLSE
- the sppA gene encoding signal peptide peptidase SppA, whose amino-acid sequence is MQILKVIFTPILAVFKFINNYFKVLIFMMILFVLFVPNKPITQPNLVRIDINGMILDTDEIITQLEKARVDESIKGVLLYIDSPGGALSPSVELFMQISRLKQSKKVIAYAAGSMTSGSYYAGAGADKIYANPGAFIGSIGVIMQAPNISELAHKIGISEQIVKAGEFKEAGTFTREWSQMERKSLQTLVDGAYELFVSDVAKARNLDIKMRDEWANARVFLANDALKMGLIDNIGGYFDAVNELIRLSEVSEPVWQEKPKIEKILENLTKTGINSLITLFFSSNLR
- the rimP gene encoding ribosome maturation factor RimP, with the translated sequence MDNLNELVKECGVELYDTEITNENGRAIYRIYITKNSGVSLDDCEKVSRLLSPIFDVTPPVSGDYNLEVSSPGLERKLVKPRHFKASIGELIKIQTSEIKMAGRLVKANDESIAVQNDDGVFEFLIMDLKKAKTYLEW